A window of Ipomoea triloba cultivar NCNSP0323 chromosome 2, ASM357664v1 contains these coding sequences:
- the LOC116010148 gene encoding protein RKD1-like: MVSKYFHLPMNQAVKELKIKEASLKKICKKVGIDELPYKKLRTLERLAKNVEGNTDHREIINELENQREQMLKDPNLQSSIERNKLEVSYFKKRKYRNLTELSHYAHLASSSYVSVRTLENSITSHSNVNENNPQR, translated from the exons ATGGTTTCTAAATACTTCCATCTGCCTATGAATCAAGCGGTGAAAGAGTTAAAGATTAAGGAAGCTTCTTTGAAGAAGATATGTAAGAAGGTTGGAATTGATGAATTGCCATATAAGAAGCTGCGTACCTTGGAGCGATTAGCAAAAAATGTCGAAGGGAATACTGATCATAGAGAAATTATAAATGAGCTAGAAAATCAAAGGGAGCAAATGTTAAAGGATCCTAATCTTCAATCAAgcatagaaagaaataaacttgaAGTTTCATACTTTAAGAAGAGAAAGTATCGAAATTTGACGGAACTTTCTCACTATGCTCATCTTGCGAGCTCATCTTATGTTTCTG TGCGAACTcttgaaaattcaataacaagtcATTCAAATGTAAACGAAAATAACCCTCAAAGGTGA